The following proteins are co-located in the Petroclostridium xylanilyticum genome:
- a CDS encoding CheR family methyltransferase: protein MFIKDYEDFKTEIYKMSGINLSLYKEKQMKRRIESLMKKNNFDSYNDYTNALKTNKILYNEFINYLTINVSEFYRNPGQWEVLQKEIIPLLLSKSKTLKIWSAACSTGEEPYSLVMVLTNFFPLPLIKIIATDIDKEALAKANIGLYNPKSLEGVPKENIAKFFTKEGDFFKIKDEVKKCVEFSQHNLLKDSYPSNCDLIVCRNVLIYFTEEAKSEIYMKFNQALKTEGILFVGSTEQIILPNRYNLAPIKTFFYQKIKSLV from the coding sequence ATGTTTATCAAAGATTACGAGGATTTTAAAACTGAAATATATAAAATGTCCGGAATTAATTTATCTTTATATAAAGAAAAACAAATGAAGAGAAGAATTGAATCCCTGATGAAGAAAAATAACTTTGACAGCTACAATGACTATACAAATGCACTAAAAACAAATAAAATTCTCTACAATGAATTTATTAATTATCTCACTATCAATGTTTCCGAATTTTATAGAAATCCCGGCCAGTGGGAAGTTTTACAAAAAGAAATCATCCCTTTGCTGTTGAGCAAAAGCAAAACGCTGAAGATTTGGAGTGCAGCCTGTTCTACAGGAGAAGAACCTTATTCACTCGTAATGGTTTTAACAAATTTTTTTCCTTTACCATTAATAAAAATCATTGCTACCGATATTGATAAAGAAGCATTAGCAAAGGCAAACATAGGATTATATAACCCTAAGAGCCTGGAAGGGGTTCCAAAAGAAAATATTGCGAAATTTTTTACAAAAGAAGGAGATTTCTTTAAAATTAAAGACGAAGTCAAAAAGTGTGTAGAATTTTCCCAGCATAACTTGCTAAAAGACTCTTACCCTTCCAATTGTGACTTAATCGTATGTAGAAATGTTTTAATTTATTTTACTGAAGAAGCTAAATCAGAAATTTATATGAAATTCAATCAAGCATTAAAAACTGAGGGCATCTTGTTCGTAGGAAGTACCGAACAAATCATTTTGCCGAACCGTTATAACCTTGCTCCCATCAAGACGTTCTTTTATCAAAAGATAAAATCTTTGGTATAG